The following proteins are encoded in a genomic region of Drosophila willistoni isolate 14030-0811.24 chromosome 3R, UCI_dwil_1.1, whole genome shotgun sequence:
- the LOC6649869 gene encoding sodium channel protein Nach, with product MEATEKPHHLIVGQAAWWIPAPAATLQTSIMDTVMVATPSEDTQKLSFAAALKDFLENLSFHCYGKLVEHARCIQERFFWLIFHTSALSVLIAFLWGTYKCETETLVTTMYDPLYPIWKVEFPAVSICSFNRISKRAILRYAEELSIKDPKHRNVSYFYDELQAFGYLYYTPDSPIDYYRAFRFQVFLNNYDTELHEMFYNTRRRMNTLTPNCSELFVSCRMAGRHFDCLEQFEETLTSHGFCCTFNYDGRYVNERSYRQRYFGAEMGLVVTLKTDPSDNFYKLHPSNSFPDPYSGGVAERFAQTGLNTLLPVRAKIFETVPEARSMSPTVRKCLFENEMPLVFARHYSFSKCISACRARSIIGLCECVPFSVPHRYYSGSEGRVYCTLEHMECLRRYEFKWLNVITSRANVTGLEHEMEDSLYCPDCLASCTETRYSVRGAMTLSLPAFYLDLADWNVGYKNTNKRRNFSSHLQSRSSSSYELAVVRIYFAETHIQYFRQIIKNAWYETFSTIGNICGIIAGFSLIGICELLFFLAKQLWLACKAELKAELRHVHNRANGRAKATQQQGADQVQDSSQSMELLILP from the exons ATGGAAGCAACCGAAAAGCCCCATCATTTGATTGTAGGTCAGGCTGCCTGGTGGAtaccagcaccagcagcaacattaCAGACATCTATCATGGACACGGTCATGGTCGCGACTCCATCGGAGGATACACAGAAATTGTCATTTGCCGCCGCGTTAAAGGATTTCCTGGAAAACCTGTCATTTCATTGTTACGGCAAATTAGTCGAGCACGCACGATGCATTCAGGAGCG CTTCTTCTGGCTCATTTTCCATACGAGTGCCCTGAGCGTTCTAATTGCATTCCTCTGGGGTACATATAAATGTGAGACAGAGACTCTGGTTACCACCATGTATGACCCTTTGTATCCCATTTGGAAGGTGGAGTTTCCAGCGGTATCAATTTGCAGCTTTAATCGTATATCAAAGAGAGCCATTTTGCGCTATGCCGAAGAATT GAGCATCAAGGATCCCAAGCATCGAAATGTTAGCTATTTTTACGATGAGCTACAGGCTTTTGGCTATCTGTACTACACTCCGGATAGTCCCATCGATTACTATCGAGCTTTTCGATTTCAAGTGTTTCTCAATAATTATGATACTGAACTCCATGAGATGTTTTATAACACAAGAAGACGTATGAATACCCTAACACCAaattgtagtgaactgtttGTCTCTTGCCGTATGGCAGGACGACATTTCGATTGTCTGGAACAGTTTGAGGAGACCTTGACAAGTCATGGATTTTGCTGCACCTTTAACTATGATGGCAG ATATGTTAATGAACGCTCCTATAGACAACGTTACTTTGGAGCCGAGATGGGTTTGGTGGTGACTCTGAAGACGGATCCAAGTGATAACTTTTACAAATTACATCCCTCAA ACAGTTTTCCGGATCCATATTCTGGTGGAGTGGCCGAACGTTTTGCCCAGACAGGTCTGAATACCCTGCTGCCAGTACGTGCAAAAATCTTTGAGACGGTGCCCGAAGCTCGCAGCATGAGTCCCACAGTG CGCAAATGTCTtttcgagaatgagatgccaCTTGTGTTTGCTCGTCATTATTCATTTAGTAAATGCATTTCCGCTTGCCGTGCTCGGAGCATAATCGGTTTGTGTGAATGTGTCCCCTTCAGTGTGCCCCATCGATATTATTCTGGTTCCGAGGGACGAGTCTATTGTACACTGGAGCACATGGAATGTCTCCGACGCTATGAGT TCAAATGGCTGAACGTCATCACCAGTCGTGCAAATGTTACCGGCCTCGAGCACGAAATGGAGGATTCACTTTACTGTCCCGATTGTCTGGCATCATGCACGGAAACGCGTTACAGTGTCCGTGGGGCGATGACATTGTCTTTGCCTGCATTTTATTTGGATTTGGC TGATTGGAATGTTGGCTACAAAAATACCAACAAGAGGCGCAACTTCTCCAGCCACCTACAATCCCGGAGCAGCAGTAGCTACGAGTTGGCCGTGGTTCGTATATATTTTGCCGAAACGCATATTCAATATTTTCGGCAGATTATTAAAAATGCCTGGTATGAGACGTTCA GTACAATTGGCAACATCTGTGGCATCATAGCTGGCTTCTCATTGATTGGCATCTGCGAGCTGCTGTTTTTCCTTGCCAAACAATTATGGCTCGCATGCAAAGCAGAACTGAAGGCGGAACTCCGTCATGTCCATAACCGGGCTAATGGCCGTGCAAAGGCAACTCAACAACAAGGGGCGGATCAGGTGCAGGACTCGAGTCAATCTATGGAGTTGCTTATACTGCCGTAA
- the LOC6649868 gene encoding sodium channel protein Nach yields the protein MVNIESTSNAIWWIKKPNKAAKKGKGKGGMMAGWRKKSLGSSFCLDMTDLLRNISLQGYNKLLAADLTWGERLIWLLLHTTTFITLLVVLSLTWEQFVAQYFVTNLKDPLYPVENVPFPAVSICSNNRISMQAATKYARELELNDPSPRTLSYYLEHLRYLRDFYSSVDRSVDSESFVSFQSFLDLFGTWNNETFFDTRRIMKLLSPKCQDFILKCSLSNVDIPCFSQDAFENSLTMYGPCCTFNVGNKLKKRSFKNRMASSAMGLTVVLNASKADYFAPILNTNGYIVIVHNADNYASVSSSNALEMFPGQYEESFLQIYARVVDTDSSLNSFSPFNRRCYFDHEATVPSNEQLMKSIYTFPNCITRCRIRSIIALCRCLPFQMPLELVETLDGVVYCTLSHIPCINQYLFKWRNVLTERHIIPGLEREIEEALYCPQCLPSCNDVQYSVSLSALPIDNYLATLKSESTNETGIETETDINKDISVLRVFFGEPHAQYYIRLLNNAWFEVFSTIGNIMSIFVGFSMVAIFEIVFFLSKYIYMGCNRMVEQNLIDRRVKQLEDQKLYICP from the exons ATGGTTAATATTGAATCAACGTCCAATGCCATCTGGTGgattaaaaaaccaaacaagGCTGCCAAGAAGGGCAAGGGTAAGGGCGGAATGATGGCGGGTTGGCGCAAGAAATCGCTCGGCTCCAGCTTTTGTCTGGATATGACAGATTTACTGCGCAATATATCCTTACAGGGATACAACAAACTATTGGCAGCGGACTTAACATGGGGGGAAAG ATTAatttggctgctgctgcacaCGACCACGTTTATCACATTGCTAGTGGTGCTCTCCCTCACCTGGGAGCAATTTGTTGCCCAATACTTTGTCACGAACCTCAAGGATCCACTTTATCCCGTTGAAAATGTGCCATTTCCGGCTGTGTCAATATGCTCCAACAATCGGATTTCCATGCAGGCGGCCACCAAATATGCTCGGGAATT agaGCTCAATGATCCATCTCCACGTACTTTATCGTATTATCTTGAACATTTGAGATATCTCCGTGATTTCTATTCAAGTGTTGATAGATCCGTGGACAGCGAGAGTTTTGTGTCGTTTCAAAGTTTTTTGGATTTGTTTGGAACTTGGAATAATGAAACCTTCTTTGATACGCGGCGCATAATGAAATTG CTGTCGCCCAAGTGTCAagatttcattttgaaatgtaGCCTATCCAATGTGGATATCCCATGTTTCAGTCAAGATGCTTTCGAAAATAGTTTAACCATGTACGGACCCTGTTGCACTTTCAATGTGGGAAATAA ACTCAAAAAACGAAGTTTCAAAAATCGCATGGCCAGTTCAGCAATGGGTTTGACTGTGGTTTTAAATGCCAGCAAAGCGGATTACTTTGCACcgattttaaatacaaatggTTATATTGTTATAGTGCATAATGCTGATAATTATGCATCGGTATCATCGTCGAATGCTTTGGAAATGTTTCCAGGGCAATATGAGGAGAGTTTCCTGCAAATATATGCCCGTGTGGTTGACACCGATTCGAGTTTGAATTCGTTTTCACCTTTTAAT AGACGATGCTATTTCGATCATGAAGCTACAGTGCCCAGCAATGAGCAGTTAATGAAATCAATTTACACTTTTCCTAATTGCATAACAAGATGCCGCATACGGAGCATCATTGCCCTCTGTCGTTGCCTGCCCTTTCAAATGCCCCTGGAACTGGTTGAGACTCTGGATGGTGTTGTCTATTGTACACTTAGTCACATACCGTGCATCAATCAGTATCTAT TCAAGTGGCGGAATGTGCTGACAGAGCGACACATCATTCCGGGCTTGGAACGGGAAATCGAGGAAGCTTTGTACTGTCCACAATGTTTGCCTTCTTGCAATGATGTACAATATTCGGTTTCGTTAAGTGCCCTGCCCATTGACAATTATCTGGCTACTCTTAAATCGGAATCCACAAATGAAACTGGAATCGAAACCGAAACGGATATCAATAAGGACATTTCGGTTTTGAGAGTTTTCTTTGGAGAACCTCATGCTCAATATTACATAAGGTTGCTAAATAACGCTTGGTTCGAAGTTTTCA GTACCATTGGCAATATAATGtcaatttttgttggtttctcTATGGTTGCCATATTTGagattgttttctttttgtccaAATACATTTACATGGGCTGCAATCGCATGGTGGAGCAGAATCTAATCGATAGAAGAGTAAAACAATTGGAGgatcaaaaattatatatctgtCCGTAG
- the LOC6649867 gene encoding shematrin-like protein 1: MRAHLSKFLLFTLCCSIGLDWSTAFFFKTYKKSGLSNYNNYGYGYGHGYGYPGYNNYPSYSSYGQYGGGRPKKNQRTGRTYSQIARVLKPDPYLGLGAARYVPRAPYSPLWG; this comes from the coding sequence ATGAGAGCACATTTGTCGAAATTCCTTCTGTTTACTTTGTGCTGTTCCATCGGCTTGGACTGGAGTACAGCCTTCTTTTTCAAGACGTACAAAAAATCTGGACTGAGTAACTACAACAACTATGGCTATGGCTATGGCCATGGCTATGGCTATCCTGGATACAATAATTATCCATCATATTCATCCTATGGCCAGTATGGTGGTGGACGTCCAAAGAAAAATCAACGAACTGGACGCACTTACTCGCAAATAGCACGCGTCTTAAAACCTGATCCTTACTTAGGACTTGGAGCTGCCCGTTATGTGCCACGTGCTCCTTATTCCCCACTTTGGGGTTGA
- the LOC6649906 gene encoding neural Wiskott-Aldrich syndrome protein, producing MRPPPPPPERPGWGPGWGMGPPPPPPPNNSGWGRGPPPPREGPGWGHHPPGRPGWGMGPPPGRPEWGHQQPGRPGWGMGPTPPSNNQEWSPPQSNNHEWGPPSTSDIEPSEWVTDGNKTEPSLPTNGSVFTPEPQLPIVIPTTTPIPIPQPTKDTLIVGTNRPPLVPPPTATTQQPITAPPLLPSPHPSIEMSELRPIIFPNSPEFIGPFRQEFQSAPLDVRRRRDVFSIL from the coding sequence ATGAGACCACCTCCGCCGCCTCCTGAGAGACCGGGATGGGGACCTGGATGGGGAATGGGtccgccaccgccaccgcctcCAAATAATTCTGGATGGGGAAGGGGACCACCACCGCCTCGAGAAGGACCAGGATGGGGGCATCATCCGCCTGGCAGACCCGGATGGGGTATGGGACCGCCACCAGGAAGACCAGAATGGGGACATCAACAGCCTGGCAGGCCTGGATGGGGAATGGGTCCAACACCCCCGTCCAACAACCAGGAATGGAGTCCTCCTCAGTCCAACAACCATGAATGGGGTCCTCCCTCAACATCGGACATAGAACCCTCGGAATGGGTTACTGATGGCAACAAAACGGAACCATCTCTACCCACAAATGGAAGTGTATTCACACCAGAGCCACAATTACCAATAGTTATACCAACCACCACACCGATCCCGATCCCCCAACCCACCAAAGATACTCTGATCGTGGGCACAAATCGCCCGCCTCTAGTCCCCCctccaacagcaacaacacagCAGCCCATAACCGCACCACCTCTCTTGCCGTCGCCACATCCATCCATTGAGATGAGCGAACTACGACCCATCATCTTTCCCAACTCTCCGGAATTCATAGGTCCATTCCGTCAAGAGTTTCAGTCCGCCCCCCTCGATGTTCGTCGCCGAAGAGACGTTTTCTCCATATTATAA
- the LOC6649905 gene encoding multiple organellar RNA editing factor 1, mitochondrial: MKHQIELTSIFLGLVVFSMVSVDGKPRPTFDKIADILDVLIDDGSQYARPGPRPYASTGPLIQEGYQHGYDYNYGSGHGYGSGIGYAQPPVQGGYNYYPPPRPVHEVRPSPGYHVEPHYPHRQPEPYGYSNSRDYSYGYGSGSSGGYKSRGY; the protein is encoded by the coding sequence atgaaacaTCAAATTGAGCTGACGTCGATCTTCTTAGGATTAGTTGTTTTTTCAATGGTGTCAGTGGATGGAAAACCGCGACCCACTTTTGATAAGATTGCTGATATTCTGGATGTGCTGATTGACGATGGATCCCAGTATGCAAGACCTGGACCAAGGCCATATGCTTCGACGGGTCCACTCATTCAAGAGGGCTATCAACATGGCTACGATTACAATTACGGAAGTGGGCATGGCTATGGAAGTGGCATTGGCTACGCTCAGCCACCAGTACAAGGAGGCTATAACTACTATCCACCGCCACGTCCTGTTCACGAGGTGAGGCCATCGCCCGGATATCATGTAGAGCCGCATTATCCTCATAGACAGCCAGAACCTTATGGCTACTCGAACTCACGAGATTATAGTTACGGCTATGGATCAGGATCATCTGGTGGCTATAAATCCAGAGGATATTAA
- the LOC6649902 gene encoding outer membrane channel protein CpnT, protein MLWSTVYVALVLIGCSQGTDFHRDESREEEQTEFNLASTLRGGISSSRHHQRSNLNSQLYPERTQPGVNGYGVASDIDEPNGHENAGTVLDVRSGQPAAGRVNPPNRPFVYPAAGSPPAGYPSPGGVAHPVAYPASGELPQPAAYPTPSGINAAPIGHFGGYPAPYPTGYPGYYYPGAYLPQYPTYQQPAPLPAYGPSAPGAVVHPATPISYQNQQHYPPHNVNDRDHWDHRFSMNTEYKEDGVHKGPFGVLNNHNAFGYGSGYGGGYNGHFNSPGL, encoded by the coding sequence ATGTTGTGGAGCACTGTGTACGTGGCTCTTGTGCTCATCGGATGCAGCCAGGGAACAGATTTCCATCGAGATGAAAGTAGAGAGGAGGAGCAAACAGAATTCAATTTGGCTTCCACATTGAGGGGCGGCATAAGCAGCAGTCGTCACCATCAGCGATCCAATCTCAATTCGCAGCTATATCCGGAACGGACTCAGCCAGGTGTGAATGGTTATGGAGTGGCGTCTGATATAGACGAGCCGAATGGTCATGAAAATGCTGGCACCGTTTTGGATGTTCGTAGTGGTCAACCTGCTGCTGGCAGAGTCAATCCACCAAACAGACCATTTGTTTATCCCGCTGCAGGATCCCCACCAGCCGGTTATCCTAGTCCGGGTGGAGTAGCTCATCCAGTTGCTTATCCTGCATCGGGTGAATTACCTCAACCAGCAGCATATCCAACTCCATCAGGCATCAATGCTGCACCCATAGGCCATTTCGGAGGTTATCCTGCCCCCTATCCCACTGGTTATCCAGGCTACTATTATCCTGGAGCATACTTGCCGCAATATCCGACTTATCAACAGCCAGCGCCTTTGCCAGCCTATGGGCCATCGGCTCCTGGAGCCGTAGTCCATCCAGCTACACCAATAAGCTATCAAAACCAGCAACATTATCCACCACATAATGTCAATGATCGGGATCACTGGGACCATAGGTTCAGCATGAACACCGAATACAAAGAAGACGGCGTACACAAAGGTCCATTCGGAGTGCTCAACAATCACAATGCCTTTGGCTATGGCAGTGGCTACGGGGGCGGCTACAATGGCCACTTCAATTCGCCCGGTCTATAA
- the LOC6649901 gene encoding G2/mitotic-specific cyclin-B3 produces the protein MAPTKGAIMGATAASSNVNPLMAMPAARKGPGRRPNATSHNNNNIDPNMENKQTRSKRKADNSPIKNEKVKRSALGNLTNNVKISSGLMHQNDDDIKSKKPTAQQLQVHMDGKNNENLKVNNLVPASKMITRAAACTKLEASMEHCHKVLDKFEEALATRQKSRKLPPPPAPKKTESQVNNLQLLAPPAPAAVGAVAASSIKPARRISNDFNKTEESLYMSALEDISTSESMRLSGNFEAMRRRSAKMQQSAEPQEQQKTDASSADGSSLPDAAAAAAAAAAAAATLVPCPILPVPDDVEDFDRKNWDDPFQVSHYAMDIFNYLKTREPEFRIDDYMPRQIHLTPWMRTLLVDWMVEVQETFELNHETLYLALKIVDLYLCRQVIHKEMLQLLGAAAFFIACKYDERQPPLIEDFLYICDGAYTHEELVKMEMNTLRVINYDLGIPLSYRFLRRYARCAKVQMPTLTLARYILELSLMDYATIQFSDSKMASAALYMALRMHGGAAQLDEQTWNSTLIYYTGYQLEEFAEIIPILNAGLHRKPRATIKTIRNKYSHKIFHEAAKVPLLTNQELFQNNLKIDIV, from the coding sequence ATGGCGCCGACCAAAGGAGCAATAATGGGAGCCACCGCTGCCTCCAGCAATGTGAACCCTCTCATGGCCATGCCAGCCGCACGGAAGGGTCCAGGACGTAGGCCAAATGCCAcaagccacaacaacaacaatattgaTCCCAATATGGAGAACAAACAAACGCGCTCCAAACGCAAAGCCGACAATAGTCCCATCAAGAATGAGAAGGTGAAACGCTCGGCCTTGGGCAACCTGACCAACAATGTAAAGATCAGCAGCGGGTTGATGCATCAAAACGATGACGACATTAAGTCTAAGAAACCCACAGCACAACAGCTCCAAGTTCACATGGACGGCAAGAACAATGAGAATCTTAAAGTGAATAACCTAGTCCCCGCCAGCAAAATGATAACAAGAGCTGCAGCTTGCACCAAGTTGGAGGCATCTATGGAGCATTGTCACAAAGTGTTGGACAAGTTCGAGGAGGCTCTGGCAACTCGTCAAAAAAGTCGGAAACTACCACCGCCGCCGGCGCCCAAAAAGACTGAATCGCAGGTTAATAACTTGCAACTTTTGGCTCCACCAGCTCCAGCTGCAGTGGGGGCAGTGGCGGCTTCCAGTATTAAGCCAGCTCGTCGAatttccaatgattttaacaAGACTGAAGAGAGTTTATACATGTCCGCCTTGGAGGATATCTCGACGTCGGAGTCCATGCGCCTGTCTGGCAATTTTGAGGCAATGAGGAGACGTTCTGCCAAGATGCAACAATCAGCGGAGCCccaagaacaacaaaagaCTGATGCCAGCTCAGCTGATGGCAGCAGCTTACCAgatgctgcagctgctgccgccgccgccgctgctgctgctgccactttGGTACCGTGCCCAATTCTACCGGTGCCAGACGATGTGGAGGATTTCGATCGCAAGAATTGGGACGATCCCTTCCAGGTATCACACTATGCCATGGATATATTCAATTATTTGAAGACGCGTGAACCCGAATTCCGGATCGATGATTATATGCCACGACAAATTCACTTGACCCCATGGATGAGAACTTTGCTGGTAGACTGGATGGTTGAAGTTCAAGAGACATTCGAGCTAAATCACGAGACCCTGTACTTGGCCCTCAAAATTGTTGATCTCTATTTGTGCCGCCAGGTGATTCATAAGGAAATGCTTCAGCTTTTGGGTGCCGCCGCATTTTTCATCGCATGCAAATATGATGAGCGGCAACCACCGCTAATTGAAGACTTCCTGTATATCTGCGATGGGGCCTACACACACGAGGAGCTGGTGAAAATGGAGATGAATACGCTGCGTGTGATCAACTATGATCTGGGCATTCCACTCTCGTATCGCTTCCTCCGGCGCTATGCTCGTTGTGCCAAGGTTCAGATGCCCACGCTGACCTTGGCGCGATATATACTGGAGCTGTCGCTAATGGATTATGCCACCATACAGTTTAGTGACTCAAAAATGGCATCGGCTGCTCTCTACATGGCCTTGCGTATGCATGGCGGCGCCGCGCAATTGGATGAACAAACCTGGAATTCAACATTGATCTACTACACCGGCTATCAGTTGGAGGAATTTGCCGAAATAATTCCCATTCTCAATGCTGGACTGCATCGCAAACCGAGGGCCACCATCAAAACGATACGGAACAAATACTCGCACAAGATATTCCATGAAGCTGCTAAAGTTCCATTACTGACCAATCAGGAACTATTCCAAAATAATCTCAAAATAGACATCGTTTAA